The following are encoded in a window of Roseivirga misakiensis genomic DNA:
- a CDS encoding helix-turn-helix transcriptional regulator has product MNHLSRLLSILTILKSKRVVTGNELAKKFEVSLRTIYRDIKKLEESGVPVITIEGRGYSIMDGYMVAPIMFDEMEVNALITAEQLIAKTNDDSLIQHFEKTLQKIKSVFKSSLQTKGEMLESKMRVFKNDPDPTRTSSLSHVQMAIINFKMIEMTYQAKGKETTWRKIEPLAIYSFNEKWIVLGWCHLREDYRAFRLDRIQNFRILDEVFQDRHFDLAQYFVRCSEIDYNP; this is encoded by the coding sequence ATGAATCACCTTTCTAGACTTTTATCCATACTGACCATTCTCAAATCCAAGCGGGTGGTGACGGGCAATGAATTAGCCAAGAAGTTTGAGGTTAGCCTTAGAACTATTTACCGCGATATTAAGAAGCTCGAAGAATCTGGTGTGCCTGTTATCACTATCGAGGGAAGGGGCTACTCCATTATGGATGGATATATGGTGGCCCCGATCATGTTCGATGAAATGGAGGTAAATGCTCTAATTACAGCTGAGCAATTAATCGCCAAGACCAATGACGATTCGCTCATTCAACACTTTGAGAAGACGCTACAGAAAATCAAGTCCGTTTTTAAAAGTAGTCTTCAGACAAAGGGGGAAATGCTGGAAAGCAAAATGCGCGTTTTCAAAAACGATCCTGATCCGACTAGAACTTCCTCACTCTCCCATGTGCAAATGGCAATCATCAATTTTAAGATGATTGAAATGACTTATCAGGCCAAAGGCAAAGAAACCACTTGGCGAAAAATAGAACCATTGGCTATCTATAGTTTTAATGAAAAATGGATCGTATTGGGTTGGTGCCATCTAAGAGAAGATTACCGTGCTTTTCGGCTCGATCGAATTCAGAACTTTCGGATTTTGGACGAAGTCTTTCAAGACAGACATTTTGATCTCGCCCAATATTTTGTAAGATGTTCAGAAATTGATTACAACCCCTGA
- a CDS encoding nuclear transport factor 2 family protein has product MTTQEIAEKWAAYCRTGQMDKALQELYSQDCVSLEMEGAQGFPQRVEGMKAILEKGKIWESMVEEFHGLEIDGPIVAGNHFTATMKMDITMKGRPRGIDEEIALYRVENGKIVSEQFFYAID; this is encoded by the coding sequence ATGACAACACAAGAAATTGCAGAAAAATGGGCAGCCTACTGCCGAACTGGTCAAATGGACAAAGCACTACAGGAACTTTACAGTCAGGACTGTGTGAGTCTTGAAATGGAAGGCGCACAAGGTTTCCCGCAAAGAGTAGAAGGCATGAAAGCCATCCTGGAAAAAGGAAAAATCTGGGAAAGTATGGTCGAAGAGTTCCACGGATTGGAAATTGATGGGCCAATTGTCGCTGGAAACCACTTTACAGCTACCATGAAAATGGACATCACCATGAAAGGTCGCCCGAGAGGAATTGACGAAGAAATCGCCTTATACAGAGTTGAGAATGGTAAAATTGTCTCAGAGCAGTTTTTCTACGCTATCGACTAA
- a CDS encoding FtsX-like permease family protein, producing MKGFDLKQQVKHWASRLRSEQGFEPGDIEELEANLWDRIDALLEEGLDEKSAFEKATEKTLSSSRELANEFYKAKSKGKNSQPPWERPTSFVARLPTNFKVALRHMKKRKSYALMNIMGLAVSISFSLLIWIYVQNESGYDRHYRNADRIYRVIFDVKHDGLHIPQADIGQPVGPTMKSDFPEVIEKTRLRRIGATNTFSKGDVSIESTDFFVTDPDFFKVFSAQVLSGNQETALVEPNTVVLTESLAMQFFGRTDVVGETLVYSGVMPPTDVKITAVIKDLGNKTHLPMKALISYSTYFDERELINWLRKSYTYVLLNEQNDVEVLSSKLPAFSDKYLAEVLRQRISPTATVKLHLQPLTEIYLADEYLGEPYPHGSQKNLNILSTIMVFLLVMACINYINLSTATAMERANEVGIRKTLGSSRGSLVFKFLSESILLTFVAGLVALIISALLLPYFSQITGLEMNVWRLFTQTNVIWVLALSLLMGFFAGLYPSLYISRFKPLTALKPGSVGVGRGGWLRKGLIVIQYAIAGSLMIWIFVIGQQVRFAKQREVGFDKSNILELTLPNEQAALQSVDAFLSELNEFPEVRGATKTTFDLTSNYGVGSYLMKSPTGEEVNANLAAISVGYGFVESLGAQFLAGEDFNELKSSEKGVLINQAAMDQYGWNDTPLKVKYLSRDRQGAVTNEWNVIGVVSDFKSGDAFEEVSPLIIFLDDRTIPEMRILVNINLEKPEAFAPQLGKLWERHFPNQFFEFQVIEDRLNMLYAKEETFQELLAVLNLITVFITVLGVVGLISFTTEVRKKEIAIRKVSGARVETIMALLSKQFLILLLIAFAIAGPVGYYLSSKWLADFTLHTKLTAIPIGFTFLVCLLFTIGAISYHSLRAANANPVTALRYE from the coding sequence ATGAAAGGTTTCGATTTAAAACAACAGGTAAAGCATTGGGCCAGTCGACTGAGGTCAGAACAAGGGTTTGAACCAGGTGATATTGAAGAATTAGAAGCCAATCTATGGGATCGGATTGATGCACTTTTAGAAGAAGGGCTTGATGAAAAGTCTGCTTTCGAAAAGGCAACAGAGAAAACCTTGTCTTCTTCCAGAGAACTCGCCAATGAATTTTATAAAGCCAAGTCGAAGGGTAAAAACAGTCAGCCACCATGGGAGAGACCTACCAGTTTTGTAGCTAGACTACCCACAAATTTCAAGGTGGCCCTTCGGCATATGAAAAAGAGAAAGTCATATGCTTTGATGAATATCATGGGGTTGGCGGTCAGTATTTCTTTTTCCTTACTCATTTGGATCTATGTACAAAATGAAAGTGGCTACGATCGGCACTATCGAAACGCAGATCGTATTTACCGTGTCATTTTCGATGTCAAACATGATGGCTTGCATATACCACAAGCAGATATCGGGCAGCCAGTTGGCCCTACTATGAAGTCCGATTTCCCAGAGGTGATAGAAAAAACGAGACTAAGACGAATTGGTGCCACAAACACCTTTTCAAAGGGGGATGTATCCATTGAATCCACAGATTTTTTTGTGACCGACCCTGACTTTTTTAAGGTGTTTAGCGCACAGGTGCTATCGGGTAATCAAGAAACGGCTTTAGTTGAGCCCAATACCGTTGTTTTGACGGAGTCTTTGGCAATGCAGTTTTTTGGAAGAACTGATGTAGTGGGAGAGACGCTGGTTTATTCTGGGGTGATGCCGCCAACAGACGTGAAAATTACGGCGGTAATAAAGGATTTAGGTAACAAAACGCACTTGCCGATGAAAGCCTTGATTTCTTATAGTACCTATTTTGACGAGCGAGAATTAATCAACTGGTTAAGGAAATCATATACGTACGTTTTGTTAAATGAACAGAACGATGTTGAGGTACTATCGAGTAAGCTGCCCGCTTTTAGCGACAAATATTTGGCAGAAGTTTTACGTCAAAGGATTAGTCCAACGGCCACCGTCAAGCTACACTTACAACCATTGACAGAGATTTATCTGGCCGATGAATATTTGGGCGAACCTTATCCACATGGCAGCCAAAAGAATCTAAATATCCTCAGCACCATCATGGTATTTTTATTGGTAATGGCCTGCATTAATTACATTAATCTATCAACGGCGACCGCCATGGAACGTGCGAACGAAGTGGGCATTCGCAAAACACTGGGTTCTTCAAGAGGTAGTTTGGTTTTTAAATTTCTGTCGGAGTCCATCTTGCTCACATTTGTGGCAGGTTTAGTAGCATTGATCATCTCTGCATTGTTGCTGCCATATTTTTCGCAGATTACTGGCTTAGAAATGAACGTTTGGCGACTTTTCACCCAAACGAATGTCATTTGGGTTTTAGCGCTAAGTCTGCTCATGGGTTTTTTTGCTGGTCTCTACCCAAGCTTGTATATCTCCCGCTTTAAGCCCTTGACTGCCTTAAAACCAGGTAGTGTTGGCGTAGGAAGAGGAGGTTGGCTCCGAAAAGGATTGATCGTTATCCAATATGCGATCGCTGGAAGCCTTATGATTTGGATTTTTGTCATCGGCCAGCAAGTTCGGTTTGCAAAACAGCGAGAAGTAGGATTCGATAAGTCTAATATTTTAGAATTAACACTACCGAACGAGCAGGCGGCGCTTCAATCAGTAGATGCTTTTTTAAGTGAGCTCAATGAATTCCCCGAGGTACGAGGAGCAACAAAGACCACTTTTGATTTGACCTCTAATTATGGTGTTGGGAGTTATCTGATGAAAAGCCCAACGGGCGAAGAAGTCAATGCAAATCTTGCAGCTATCAGTGTTGGATATGGTTTTGTGGAGTCTTTGGGGGCTCAGTTTTTAGCTGGCGAAGATTTTAATGAGCTTAAATCCTCTGAAAAAGGTGTTTTAATCAATCAAGCAGCGATGGACCAATATGGATGGAATGATACTCCGCTTAAGGTTAAATACCTTTCAAGAGATCGGCAAGGGGCAGTTACGAACGAGTGGAATGTTATTGGTGTGGTCAGTGATTTTAAATCCGGCGATGCTTTTGAAGAAGTTAGTCCGTTAATCATATTCTTGGACGATCGTACGATACCAGAAATGAGGATTTTGGTTAACATAAATCTAGAAAAGCCAGAAGCCTTTGCCCCACAACTTGGAAAGCTCTGGGAACGACATTTCCCCAATCAGTTTTTCGAATTTCAGGTGATAGAAGATCGTTTAAATATGCTTTATGCAAAAGAGGAAACCTTTCAGGAATTACTTGCTGTCCTTAATTTGATCACTGTTTTCATCACGGTTTTGGGTGTTGTCGGCCTGATATCGTTTACGACAGAAGTCCGCAAGAAGGAAATCGCGATTAGGAAGGTTAGTGGTGCTAGAGTTGAGACTATCATGGCCTTACTTTCGAAGCAGTTTCTAATCCTTTTGCTGATAGCCTTTGCCATAGCTGGTCCAGTTGGTTATTACCTATCGAGTAAATGGCTCGCTGATTTTACCCTGCACACAAAATTGACGGCAATACCGATCGGCTTCACCTTTTTAGTATGCCTGCTCTTTACGATAGGAGCTATTTCCTATCATTCGCTTCGTGCGGCCAATGCAAATCCGGTGACAGCATTACGTTATGAATAG
- a CDS encoding PadR family transcriptional regulator — protein sequence MAYKTLVAASTKPLVLSILSYGKSYGYQIIKNIEQLSNGELEWTDAMLYPVLHRMEKDGLIASEWIVLDNGRKRKYYSITESGKEEREMAKAQWNNVNMAFNRLWKGNLTLDLG from the coding sequence ATGGCATATAAAACACTGGTCGCTGCTTCTACAAAGCCCCTTGTACTCTCCATTTTATCCTATGGAAAGAGTTATGGCTATCAAATCATTAAAAACATCGAACAACTCTCCAATGGAGAACTGGAGTGGACGGATGCTATGCTTTATCCCGTACTCCATCGCATGGAGAAGGATGGCTTGATTGCATCTGAGTGGATTGTTTTGGATAACGGTCGTAAGCGAAAATATTACAGCATTACAGAAAGCGGTAAGGAAGAACGAGAGATGGCCAAGGCGCAATGGAACAATGTAAATATGGCATTTAACAGGCTCTGGAAAGGTAATTTAACACTTGATTTGGGCTAA
- a CDS encoding pyruvate carboxylase, which yields MEPTIKKITKLLVANRGEIAIRILRAASEMKIRTVAMYTYEDRYSLHRYKADEAYQIGTDDAPLKPYLDVEEILTVAKREGVDAIHPGYGFLSENVTFARRCREEGITFVGPAPEVMEKLGDKVQAKIVAINAEIPIIQDSERELINGEIALEEAKKIGFPVMVKAASGGGGRGMRVVREEGELVKAFNEAASEALKAFGDDTIFIEKFIDSPKHIEVQIMGDNYGNLVHLYERDCSVQRRYQKVVEVAPSIGLKPETRQKLYEYALKITKEVNYNNVGTVEFLVDAAENIYFIEVNPRVQVEHTITEEITGIDIVRSQIEIAQGYPLNDPRIFIRSQEDVQINGYAIQCRITTEDPANGFKPDYGTIIAYRSPGGFGIRLDAGNCYAGVTISPFFDSMLVKITASGRTLTGAAQRLERALSEFRIRGVVTNKGFLENVLRHPTFYKGEATVKFIESHPELFSMPRYMNRATRLLNYLGEVAVNGNPNVKKVDPSAKFRVPKVPEFDRLGDYPSGTKQILENGGPDALVQWIKDQPQILFTDTTLRDAHQSLLATRMRTLDMLKVTEGFAKNHPNVFSMEMWGGATFDVTMRFLNENPWDRLKKIREAVPNILLQMLFRGSNGVGYKAYPDNLIEKVIEKSAENGMDVFRIFDSLNWVEAMKVSIRTVREKTNSLAEACICYTGHVLDKDTKYNLQYYVDMAKALEDAGAHILAIKDMAGLLKPDAATELIGALKQTTDLPIHLHTHDTSSMQATTYFKAIEAGVDIVDVAIASMSGLTSQPNFNALAAALDGHVRDPKIDVACLNKYSNYWEDVREYYYPFESGLKAGTAEVYDHEIPGGQYSNLRPQAAALGLEDQFEEVKKNYALVNHMFGDIVKVTPSSKVVGDMAIYMTSNGLTPEDVLERGDTLSFPESVKSLFKGELGQAPGGFPQKLSEIILKGEKPFTDRPNAHMEPVDFDKEFAAFQKEFDQYCDELDFLSYKLYPKVFKDFYQHWQKYGEVLQLPTKAFFYALKEDEEVFVEIGRGKHIIVKMVYIGEPDEEGLRKVHFALNGQSRVIKVKDQAFNVTKVTNQKAEADHEVGLPLQGRLAEVKVKAGDVIKDNQALFVIEAMKMETTVSSPMAGTVKKVYLAAGAMVEQDDLVVELE from the coding sequence ATGGAGCCCACGATCAAGAAAATCACCAAACTTTTAGTAGCCAACAGAGGAGAAATCGCTATTCGAATTCTAAGAGCAGCATCCGAAATGAAGATTAGGACCGTTGCCATGTACACCTACGAGGACCGCTACTCGCTTCACCGATACAAAGCGGATGAAGCCTATCAAATCGGCACCGATGATGCACCACTTAAGCCCTATTTGGACGTGGAAGAAATTTTGACCGTTGCGAAAAGGGAAGGTGTTGATGCCATACATCCAGGGTACGGTTTCCTATCAGAAAACGTCACTTTTGCCAGACGGTGCCGAGAAGAGGGGATCACCTTTGTGGGGCCAGCTCCTGAAGTAATGGAGAAGCTTGGTGATAAAGTGCAAGCCAAGATTGTGGCGATTAATGCCGAAATACCAATTATTCAGGACAGCGAAAGGGAATTAATCAATGGTGAGATTGCCCTAGAGGAAGCCAAAAAAATTGGCTTTCCTGTGATGGTAAAAGCTGCTTCTGGTGGAGGTGGCCGAGGAATGCGCGTGGTGAGAGAAGAAGGTGAATTGGTGAAAGCATTCAATGAGGCAGCCAGCGAAGCACTAAAAGCATTTGGCGACGATACCATTTTTATAGAAAAATTTATTGATAGCCCTAAGCACATTGAAGTGCAGATAATGGGTGATAACTATGGCAACTTGGTGCACTTGTATGAACGCGATTGTTCAGTGCAGCGACGCTATCAGAAAGTAGTGGAAGTTGCCCCATCAATCGGGTTGAAACCAGAAACACGACAAAAACTCTATGAATATGCCCTCAAAATCACCAAAGAGGTTAATTACAATAATGTCGGAACAGTTGAATTCCTAGTAGACGCAGCCGAGAATATTTACTTTATAGAGGTAAATCCTAGGGTTCAGGTGGAACATACCATTACCGAAGAAATTACGGGGATTGATATCGTTCGGTCACAGATAGAAATTGCACAAGGTTATCCGTTAAATGATCCCAGAATCTTTATCAGAAGCCAAGAAGACGTTCAGATTAATGGTTATGCCATACAGTGTAGAATCACGACGGAAGATCCTGCCAATGGTTTTAAACCAGATTATGGAACTATCATCGCCTACCGATCGCCGGGAGGGTTTGGTATTCGGTTAGACGCTGGTAACTGTTATGCAGGAGTAACCATATCGCCGTTTTTCGATTCAATGTTGGTGAAAATTACGGCATCAGGCCGTACGCTTACTGGTGCAGCGCAACGGTTGGAACGTGCCCTGTCTGAATTCAGAATTCGGGGTGTCGTAACCAATAAAGGCTTTCTAGAAAATGTATTAAGACACCCAACCTTTTACAAAGGAGAAGCGACCGTCAAATTCATTGAAAGTCACCCTGAACTATTCAGTATGCCACGGTATATGAACCGTGCAACTCGTCTGCTTAATTATTTGGGTGAGGTAGCTGTAAATGGAAACCCCAACGTTAAAAAAGTTGACCCATCGGCGAAGTTCAGAGTGCCGAAAGTGCCAGAATTCGATCGATTAGGAGATTACCCTTCGGGAACCAAACAAATCCTTGAAAATGGTGGCCCAGATGCCTTGGTTCAGTGGATTAAGGACCAACCTCAAATCCTTTTTACCGATACCACCTTAAGAGATGCCCATCAGTCCTTGCTCGCCACAAGAATGCGAACACTCGATATGCTCAAGGTAACGGAGGGCTTTGCTAAAAACCACCCGAACGTATTTTCCATGGAAATGTGGGGAGGTGCCACTTTTGATGTGACCATGCGCTTCCTAAATGAGAATCCATGGGATAGGCTCAAGAAGATCAGAGAAGCCGTTCCGAATATCCTGCTGCAAATGCTTTTCCGTGGTTCTAATGGCGTAGGTTACAAGGCATACCCCGACAACCTTATCGAAAAGGTGATTGAGAAAAGTGCAGAAAACGGCATGGACGTTTTCAGGATTTTCGATTCACTGAATTGGGTGGAAGCGATGAAAGTTAGTATCCGAACGGTAAGAGAGAAAACGAATTCACTGGCTGAGGCCTGTATCTGTTATACAGGTCATGTATTGGATAAAGACACCAAGTATAATCTTCAGTATTATGTGGATATGGCTAAAGCGTTGGAAGATGCTGGGGCACATATTTTGGCGATTAAAGACATGGCAGGTTTATTAAAACCGGATGCAGCCACAGAACTTATTGGGGCACTCAAGCAGACAACTGATTTGCCAATTCATTTGCATACGCATGATACATCTTCTATGCAGGCTACCACTTACTTTAAAGCCATAGAGGCTGGGGTAGATATTGTTGATGTCGCTATTGCTTCAATGTCTGGGCTTACATCTCAACCGAACTTTAATGCCTTGGCTGCTGCTTTAGATGGCCATGTGCGTGACCCAAAAATTGATGTCGCTTGTTTGAATAAGTATTCCAATTACTGGGAAGATGTCAGAGAATACTATTATCCATTTGAAAGCGGTTTAAAAGCAGGTACGGCCGAGGTATATGATCATGAAATTCCAGGGGGACAATATTCGAACTTAAGACCCCAAGCAGCCGCCTTGGGCTTAGAAGATCAGTTTGAAGAGGTGAAGAAAAACTATGCTTTGGTGAATCACATGTTTGGCGATATCGTGAAAGTGACGCCATCGAGCAAGGTAGTAGGGGATATGGCAATTTACATGACGTCGAATGGTTTGACGCCCGAAGATGTGCTGGAAAGAGGTGATACGCTTTCATTTCCTGAGTCTGTAAAAAGTCTCTTTAAAGGGGAGTTAGGCCAAGCTCCAGGTGGCTTTCCACAAAAACTATCAGAGATTATCCTAAAAGGAGAAAAGCCATTTACCGATAGGCCAAATGCCCATATGGAACCAGTAGATTTCGACAAGGAATTTGCTGCTTTTCAGAAAGAATTTGATCAGTATTGCGATGAGCTTGACTTTCTGTCTTACAAGCTTTACCCTAAGGTATTCAAGGATTTTTACCAGCACTGGCAGAAGTACGGTGAGGTATTGCAGTTACCGACTAAAGCATTTTTCTATGCACTAAAAGAAGATGAGGAGGTCTTTGTAGAGATCGGTCGGGGTAAGCATATCATTGTAAAAATGGTGTATATCGGGGAACCTGATGAAGAAGGACTTCGCAAAGTTCATTTTGCCCTAAATGGCCAAAGTCGGGTGATTAAGGTGAAAGATCAGGCCTTTAACGTCACCAAAGTCACGAACCAAAAAGCTGAGGCTGATCATGAAGTTGGGTTGCCGCTTCAAGGACGTTTGGCCGAAGTGAAGGTAAAAGCTGGAGATGTAATCAAAGACAATCAAGCGCTCTTTGTGATAGAAGCCATGAAAATGGAAACAACTGTTTCTTCACCGATGGCAGGAACTGTCAAGAAGGTTTATTTGGCGGCAGGAGCAATGGTAGAACAAGACGATTTGGTTGTCGAGTTAGAATAA
- a CDS encoding GNAT family N-acetyltransferase, translating to MSSFSIKIESVQYSEAEVLRSFGETTFRETFQDQNDPQNLADYLKSSFTLEKIQSQLQNPNTTFYFSRLDGEITGYLKLNLTNEDVEIERIYVKHEFQGRKIGKALYAKALGIAKERSAKRLWLGVWQENKKAIDFYKRQGMEIFDVRTFQLGNEPQDDYLMRIELT from the coding sequence ATGAGCTCTTTCTCGATTAAAATAGAATCCGTTCAATATTCGGAGGCAGAAGTACTCCGATCTTTTGGTGAGACAACATTTCGAGAGACTTTTCAAGACCAAAATGACCCACAAAACCTAGCAGATTACTTGAAGTCTAGTTTCACCTTAGAGAAAATTCAGTCTCAACTCCAAAACCCAAATACCACTTTCTACTTTTCCAGACTTGATGGAGAAATCACGGGCTACCTGAAACTAAACCTGACGAACGAGGATGTTGAAATAGAGCGTATTTATGTAAAGCATGAGTTTCAAGGGCGTAAGATTGGAAAAGCACTTTATGCTAAAGCTTTAGGAATCGCCAAAGAGCGATCGGCAAAACGGCTCTGGCTTGGTGTTTGGCAAGAGAATAAAAAAGCCATTGACTTTTATAAACGCCAAGGCATGGAGATTTTCGATGTGCGTACTTTCCAACTCGGGAACGAACCTCAAGATGATTACCTTATGCGAATTGAGTTAACCTGA
- a CDS encoding alpha/beta hydrolase family protein, which produces MTRALILLALALMTAIGLSAQQITGDWYGELGSGEQKMQFIFHVNKSADGLQTTMDIPIRSLKGIKTQKTTFSNNQLHIDGKNFGFEYKGVYDSATKQMNGHMIEGPNQVPLNLQQEKIEIARKKARPQEPIKPYPYKAEEVKFYNEKDDVKLAGTLTLPSEGSKYPAVILITGSGPQNRDEEIFGHKPFLVLADHLTKLGIAVLRYDDRGVNESTGTFTEATTADFATDVESAIEYLKTRDDIDPNQIGLIGHSEGGIIAPLVASKSNDVNFIVLLAGTGVSGYETSRIQARTLRGGPVPDEEAFDKFITDALDIASAKGEVDQIQKELTAFYNNSPFFNAMAGESPQKEQIVKGLVEMRTTKWIRYFYHYNPADALEKVSCPVLSLNGTKDQQVLAEVNQRGIREALEKGGNQDFQVVALEGMNHFFQEAETGAMSEYDDIEETISPKALTMISSWILERVK; this is translated from the coding sequence ATGACAAGAGCATTGATATTATTAGCGCTAGCACTGATGACCGCCATCGGTTTAAGCGCACAACAAATAACAGGAGATTGGTATGGAGAATTAGGTTCAGGAGAACAGAAAATGCAATTCATTTTCCATGTCAATAAAAGTGCAGATGGACTTCAAACCACTATGGATATTCCGATTAGGAGCCTGAAGGGAATAAAAACTCAAAAAACAACATTTTCGAATAACCAGCTGCACATTGATGGAAAGAACTTTGGGTTCGAATACAAAGGCGTTTACGACAGTGCCACCAAACAAATGAACGGGCACATGATCGAAGGACCAAATCAGGTGCCATTAAACTTGCAACAGGAGAAAATTGAAATTGCGAGAAAAAAGGCCCGTCCCCAAGAGCCAATCAAACCATATCCTTACAAGGCGGAAGAAGTGAAATTCTATAATGAAAAGGATGATGTTAAATTGGCCGGAACTTTGACCTTACCGAGCGAAGGAAGCAAATACCCAGCGGTAATTTTAATCACAGGCAGTGGTCCGCAGAATAGAGACGAAGAGATATTTGGGCATAAACCGTTTCTTGTCCTAGCCGATCATTTGACCAAATTGGGCATCGCTGTACTACGCTATGATGATAGAGGCGTAAATGAGTCAACCGGTACTTTTACCGAGGCCACTACGGCTGATTTTGCAACCGATGTGGAAAGTGCGATCGAATATTTAAAAACGAGAGACGATATTGATCCCAACCAGATTGGCCTCATAGGTCATAGCGAAGGAGGAATCATAGCGCCATTGGTTGCCTCTAAATCCAACGACGTCAACTTTATAGTCTTGTTAGCGGGTACTGGGGTTTCGGGATACGAGACTTCTAGAATTCAGGCCAGAACTTTAAGAGGAGGTCCAGTACCAGATGAAGAAGCATTCGATAAGTTTATTACCGACGCCTTGGATATTGCTTCGGCTAAAGGGGAAGTAGATCAGATTCAGAAAGAGCTTACGGCATTCTACAATAACTCACCTTTTTTCAACGCCATGGCTGGAGAGAGCCCACAAAAAGAGCAAATAGTAAAAGGTTTGGTGGAAATGAGAACCACAAAGTGGATTCGTTACTTTTATCATTACAATCCTGCCGATGCTCTCGAAAAAGTAAGTTGCCCAGTACTCTCACTCAACGGAACTAAGGATCAGCAAGTGCTGGCAGAAGTAAACCAAAGAGGTATTCGCGAAGCTCTGGAAAAAGGAGGCAATCAAGATTTTCAAGTGGTCGCTTTGGAAGGAATGAATCATTTTTTTCAAGAGGCCGAGACTGGGGCAATGAGCGAGTATGACGATATAGAAGAAACCATTTCGCCAAAGGCTTTGACTATGATTTCAAGTTGGATTTTGGAACGTGTGAAGTAA
- a CDS encoding RNA polymerase sigma factor, whose product MKEQQQNEVFNDWLQKHKGILFKVVRAYGANLEDQEDLFQEIAVQVWRSVPKFRNDCAVSTWMYRIALNTAIKWSSKERKYQEGREDIAKAHILTEQSEFKDERLGWLYEQIARLDNVDRSLCLLLLDGFSYKEMAKIVGISESYVGVRINRIKKHLTQQSEKVS is encoded by the coding sequence ATGAAAGAACAACAACAAAACGAAGTCTTTAATGACTGGTTGCAAAAGCACAAGGGCATACTTTTTAAAGTAGTCCGAGCCTATGGAGCCAACCTTGAAGATCAAGAAGATCTCTTTCAAGAGATTGCTGTTCAAGTTTGGCGATCTGTCCCAAAATTCAGGAACGACTGCGCAGTTTCCACCTGGATGTACCGCATTGCCTTGAACACTGCTATAAAATGGAGCAGTAAAGAACGCAAGTACCAAGAAGGGAGAGAAGACATAGCCAAAGCACACATTCTGACCGAACAATCAGAGTTTAAGGATGAAAGACTTGGCTGGCTCTATGAGCAAATTGCCCGACTGGACAACGTAGATAGATCTTTATGCCTCTTATTGCTGGATGGATTCAGTTATAAGGAGATGGCCAAGATCGTGGGAATTTCAGAAAGTTATGTCGGTGTTAGAATAAACCGGATTAAAAAGCACTTGACCCAACAATCAGAAAAAGTATCATAA